TGTAGCAGTGGAGTACGCAGGCATTGGAACCAGAGTCCATGTACCCCCGCCATTTGTCGATCTTGCAACCTGATCCTGAACGCCGCCAACAGTAGGAGCACCAACGGCAATAACATTTCCATCAGGAGCTGATGACCAGACATCATACCATGTACCGGGTTTAATGAGTCTGGTGTGATTTGTTGGAGTAGCAGTTGCACCAAATCTCGACTGAATGAGACCGAAACCACCCACAGTAATTACAGAGTCACCGGTAGGTGAGAAAACTGAAGAGTAGAAGGTGGAGGTCCATGGTTGACCGGGATTTAATAATGCAAGAGTATCCCATGAAACACCAAGGTTGGTCGATTTGTAAAGATTGAAGCTGGGACCTGTAAGATAGAATGTATTATTGAGATAATCAATGTCCCAGTAAACATTCGCGGCAGCAAGACCGGTATTTGCGGCTGCCCAAGTGGTTCCACCATCAGTCGAAACTCTGACATTTCCGGCGGTACCGGCAGCCATAAAGGTTGTACCGTCACCTTCAATTTTCTGAACTGTATATGAGACACCGGTATAAACTGCGGTCCAGGTTGCACCACCGTCAGTGGATTTTCTCAGGTTGCCGGCTGTAGTAGCGATAAAAACTGTGGTTCCGTCATTGGTCCAGACATCATTAAAGGTGGTTGTAACACCTGATGCAACTGAATCCCATGATGCACCACCGTTGGTTGTTTTAGCAATTCTTCCTGTTGAACCGACCGCATAACCAATCAGGTTATTGACATCAAAATCCACGGCAAAGAAACTGATGGTTGTGGTTAAAATGCCGGATGGAACCGGGGTCCACGAATTACCACCGTCAGTGGTTTTTAGAATACCGGCAGTGCTTCCGACAACGATACCGTTGTTAAGATCGGTAAAATTCAGATCGTAAGCGTTTGACGACTGACCTGATGTTCCAAATGGCAAGCCTGCCAGATGGTTGAATGTCCAGGTAGCACCGGCATCAGTGGTTTTCATGAAAGTACCGGCGAGACCGACAGCATACCATGTTGAAGCACTGAAAGCTTGAATAGCTCTTAGCTGGTTGCCCTGTGGTGAGGGGTGAAGCCACTTCCAGTCGGTGCCCGTTTGTGAGTAAACGAGATTTGACAAGGAAACAGCCAAAACAAAAAGAAGTAATAATTTCCGCATGGAAACCTCTTTATAGTTGGTAAGTGAATGGATTGATTGAAATAATTCAGGTATAGATTAATTTAGCCGCTTTTGAGGCGGATTCACGATTTCGATGAGATATTAAAATACTATTATCTAAAGAGCGAAGATAAACAATTGAGTTAATACGAAACAAGTGGAATTTGTAAATTTATTGAACGCAGTCAAAACTGTTATCGATGATGCCGAGATACCAGTTTCCTTCCTTTTTAAAGAAGCCGAGGAGGGACTCGTCAGTTGCCAGAATAATCACTGAAATACGATACTCCATCTTTTCGATGGAGGAGAGGAGAGATTTGTCGAGATAGATTATTTCCGAGGCTCCGGGGAGAATCGAGGAAAGCTTGGAGTAGTTTTTAATCTTCGAAATGAAGGTACCCTTTTTGGTCCAAATGCCGGCATTACAATCGAATTCGGGGAGGTAGTCTTTCACGGGTGTTTTACCCGAAAGTGACAGGAAAAGCCCCTGAATTACAGCCTGAGAGAATGAAACGGAGTGGATAGGAAAAGGTATGCCACCAGGGTCGATGATCTCGATTATTCCGGTTTCGGGATCGATATATTTTTCTATCAAATCAGGTTTGTTTTTTGTCAGAGCCGAGTTGATTTCCGTGTAAATTGAAATCAGTTTGTCGAGATCACCTGCATTATCCGGGGAGGTGTCAATCAGGTAAGGCGGTTTTCCTGTATCACTGTTTGGGACAGGAGTCTGATTTTGAGTGTCAATATCTTTATCTTTATCCACGGGTTTCTCCGGCTCTTCAACCGGTTTACCCGTTTTAAGTTCGGAAAACAGGAGTTCGTATTCAGAAGCAATATTGAAAACCCATGCATCTTTTATTCCTGTTTTCGATTTTATAGCATCACGAAGGGAAATGGCATCGCTCTGATTTGAGAAGTAACCCGAGCAGGTTCTGTAAAGAGATTTCTTGTCATTTGAAAAATCGATCGTAAACGCAACAAAACCGGAAGCGATCACTTTTTCCGTTATTTTGTCCACTGCATCCTTGTTGCCTCCCGATCCTGCAACAACTGAATATGCCTTGGCGAACTGTCCCGGTACGGGGGTTGCGAAAAACAGAAACAGTATACATGTAATAAGCCGGATGGATTTCAATGTGATTTTGGTCGAATTTTCATAAGTTTTTTTGTAAAAATAAAGAAATTATTGATTAGTTCGATAACTTTTTACGCCATTTTACATATTTTAGGGATGGAATTGAAGAATCTTTAAAAATCTTAACCACGACTTCCGGCTTCAAATGGACAAACAATTACAACTCCTCGAAGAAGTAACCGTTTTATTTTCAACCGCCACATCAATTGAAGAATTTGCTTCAGCGTTCGATGTTTTTGTTGAAGCTTATGGCAATATTGAGAAAACAGCTCTCTATCTGATGGACCCATACTCCAACGATCTTCGACTCCTGCACGCAAAAGGATTTTCAGAAGTCGAGCGACTGGAAGCGGAGAGAACAGCCTGGGAAAGACACCCCGGCTGGGTAATAAGAAACAGAAAAAATCTTGTTTCGGGTGAAGGGGATTCCGAAAGTGACAACATTTCAGTTTCGAGCAAAAGATCATTTAAAGTCAATTCCAGAATATATTTTCCGCTTCTTCATGATGATGAATGTTACGGCTGTGTTGGTTATGTAAGTGAGTTACCGGATTTCTACAACGAAGAATTCAAATCACTTTCATCATTTCTTACCAGAATCATGTCTCTGAACTGTCATCGGATCATTCAGATTGTGAAAGAAAAAGAAGCTACCCGAAAGATCAGAGAATACTCCTCGACTTTGGAAGCACTTCTGATGAATTTGAACGCAGGGGTTCTGGTAGAAAATGAAGAGAGGAAAATTATTGCAATAAACAAGATGTTCTGCGATCTTTTTTCGATACCGGTAAATCCGGAAATGCTCATCGGTGCAGATTGCAGCAATTCAGCACAAGAGTCAAAAACACTGTTTGATGATCCCGAAGGGTTCGTAAAGAGAATAGAAAAATTGCTCGCTGAGAGAGTGCTTGTCAAGAATGAAGAGTTGCTTTTAAAAGACGGCAGATCCTTCGAGAGAGATTATATCCCAATATTTGTTCTGTCTGAGTATAAGGGACATCTCTGGTCATACAGGGATATCACAGCCCGTAAGGAATCAGACAGACAGTTGCGAGAAAATGAATTCAAGTACCGTCAGATTATTGAAAATGCCAGCGATATCATTTACAGTGCGACTATAAAAGGAGATTTTACATTTGTAAATCCCAAAGGTGAGAATTTAAGTGAATATTCGCTTCAAGAGCTCTTGAAGATGAATTATCTTCAGCTTGTCCATTCTGAAGATAAACAAAGAGTCAAAGAACACTACATCCAACAAATTATGAGTCAGGTGGAGAATACTTATCTCGAATTCAGGATGACCACCAAAAGCGGGAAAACTCTATGGGTTGGTCAAAATGTCAGGTTAAATATCTCCGAAGGGAAATTGTCAGGTCTCCATGCTGTTGCGAGGGATATTACTGAATCGAAAAGTCTTAATGCCGAGATCGACCGTCTGAAGCAGTTTTATGAGAAAATCCTTAATGACCTTCCGGGTCAGATTGCAGTATTTGACAAAAATCTTCGCTACATTTTCATAAATCCCGAAAGTCTTAAGAACGAGGAATTAAGAAAATATATTATCGGAAAGACCGATTCGGAATATTTTGCATACCGGGGTTATGATCCTGCTTCAGCTACAAAAAGGGAGGATACACTTCGGGAAGTAATGAAAACAAAGAAGACTCTCCATTTTGAGGAGGAGGTCGGGAACAAAGATAATAAAAAGAAAATCCTCAGGGTGATTAATCCGATATTGAACAGCGAGGGTGAGGTCGATTATCTGATAGGGTACGGGCTTGACATTACAGACCTTCGAGCTGCTAACGAGTCGCTGGAGAGATCGAGAAGATTATTCCAGACCGTGCTTGAAACTGTTGCGGACGGGATTATCCTGCTCGACAGTCACAGCAGGATAATGCTCATCAATGAAGAGGTCAGAAGAATTTGGGGATACTCAAAAGAAGCTCTTATCAGGGAAGATTTCCAGATGCTCTTCAAGGAGGGGATGTTTGATCTTGCAATATGGACAGGTGATGTCGATTCGATGTACAGGGAAATAATGGGACAGAGCATTGAACTGACTGGAGTAAGGCGCGATGGCTCCACCTTCCCCGTGGAAATTCATGTTTCAAGAATGGAATTCAATCAGGAAGTCTACTATACCGTTGCCCTGAGCGATATTACTGAAAGACGAAGAAGACTTAAGGAACTTGAAGCAGCCAGAAACATGGCTATTGAATCAACTAAAGCAAAAGAACAGTTTTTGGCTCACATCAGTCATGAAATCAGAACTCCAATGAATGCAGTTCTCGGTTTTACTCACCTTCTTCTTGAACTGAATCCTTCGGAAGAACAGGTACAGTTCCTGAAAGCAATTAAATATTCCACTGACAATCTGCTCGTCATAATAAATGATATTCTCGATTTTTCGAAGATCGAAGCCAACAAGCTTGAATTTTTCATTGACGACTTCTCGATCCTGGAATCGGTTAATCATGTCATTGAATCTGTCAGATATTCTGCTGATGAAAAAGGGATAAGGGTTTCCGCTTCGGTTGAAGATGATGTTCCATTCTGGGTGAAAGGTGATCAGGTAAGATTCGGGCAGATCCTGCTGAATCTCGTCTCAAATTCTGTAAAATTCACAGAAAAAGGTGAAGTTACCGTGAGTGTCAAAGTCCTCGCCAAGGACGAGGAAGAAATCAGGCTTAAAATCAGGGTGACTGATACAGGAATTGGAATTCCTAAACAATATCTGAACAAAATTTTCGACTCGTTTGAGCAGGTAAAAAACAGGGACAGAAGAGCAAAAATGGGGACAGGTCTCGGTCTTGCGATCGTAAAATCCCTGGTTGAAAAACAGGGAGGCGAAATTTATGTGACGAGTACCGAGGGGGTTGGTTCTGAATTTACAGTTAAAATGCCGTTTAGAATCTCAAAAAGAGATGATCTCATCCTTGGAAGTGATCTGATTGAGGAAACAACCCATTCCCGAAAAGATTTAACCGGATTAAAAGTGCTGGTGGTAGAGGATAATGAGATGAACCAGCTCGTGGCCACCAATATCCTCAAACTGTGGGGTTGTACTTATAAAGTGGCACCAAACGGCAAACAGGCAATAGAACTTTTTAAAAATGAAGATTTTGATATCATCCTGATGGATCTCTCGATGCCTGTAATGAACGGATTTGAAACCTCCGAAGCAATCAGACTCGATTTCCCGTTCCCGAAAAAAGACATCCCTATTCTTGCATTTACTGCATCGGCAATGATTGAGTCGAAAGACAGGGTCTTTTCGAGCGGCATGAATGATTATATAAGCAAACC
The nucleotide sequence above comes from Ignavibacteria bacterium. Encoded proteins:
- a CDS encoding SPOR domain-containing protein, with the translated sequence MKSIRLITCILFLFFATPVPGQFAKAYSVVAGSGGNKDAVDKITEKVIASGFVAFTIDFSNDKKSLYRTCSGYFSNQSDAISLRDAIKSKTGIKDAWVFNIASEYELLFSELKTGKPVEEPEKPVDKDKDIDTQNQTPVPNSDTGKPPYLIDTSPDNAGDLDKLISIYTEINSALTKNKPDLIEKYIDPETGIIEIIDPGGIPFPIHSVSFSQAVIQGLFLSLSGKTPVKDYLPEFDCNAGIWTKKGTFISKIKNYSKLSSILPGASEIIYLDKSLLSSIEKMEYRISVIILATDESLLGFFKKEGNWYLGIIDNSFDCVQ
- a CDS encoding PAS domain S-box protein → MDKQLQLLEEVTVLFSTATSIEEFASAFDVFVEAYGNIEKTALYLMDPYSNDLRLLHAKGFSEVERLEAERTAWERHPGWVIRNRKNLVSGEGDSESDNISVSSKRSFKVNSRIYFPLLHDDECYGCVGYVSELPDFYNEEFKSLSSFLTRIMSLNCHRIIQIVKEKEATRKIREYSSTLEALLMNLNAGVLVENEERKIIAINKMFCDLFSIPVNPEMLIGADCSNSAQESKTLFDDPEGFVKRIEKLLAERVLVKNEELLLKDGRSFERDYIPIFVLSEYKGHLWSYRDITARKESDRQLRENEFKYRQIIENASDIIYSATIKGDFTFVNPKGENLSEYSLQELLKMNYLQLVHSEDKQRVKEHYIQQIMSQVENTYLEFRMTTKSGKTLWVGQNVRLNISEGKLSGLHAVARDITESKSLNAEIDRLKQFYEKILNDLPGQIAVFDKNLRYIFINPESLKNEELRKYIIGKTDSEYFAYRGYDPASATKREDTLREVMKTKKTLHFEEEVGNKDNKKKILRVINPILNSEGEVDYLIGYGLDITDLRAANESLERSRRLFQTVLETVADGIILLDSHSRIMLINEEVRRIWGYSKEALIREDFQMLFKEGMFDLAIWTGDVDSMYREIMGQSIELTGVRRDGSTFPVEIHVSRMEFNQEVYYTVALSDITERRRRLKELEAARNMAIESTKAKEQFLAHISHEIRTPMNAVLGFTHLLLELNPSEEQVQFLKAIKYSTDNLLVIINDILDFSKIEANKLEFFIDDFSILESVNHVIESVRYSADEKGIRVSASVEDDVPFWVKGDQVRFGQILLNLVSNSVKFTEKGEVTVSVKVLAKDEEEIRLKIRVTDTGIGIPKQYLNKIFDSFEQVKNRDRRAKMGTGLGLAIVKSLVEKQGGEIYVTSTEGVGSEFTVKMPFRISKRDDLILGSDLIEETTHSRKDLTGLKVLVVEDNEMNQLVATNILKLWGCTYKVAPNGKQAIELFKNEDFDIILMDLSMPVMNGFETSEAIRLDFPFPKKDIPILAFTASAMIESKDRVFSSGMNDYISKPVKPVELQKKIFTLTGRDRIPAEKINTEDERTEVIMPVDSKFKYIRLDYLNELTGGDDDIIGEMMNLFTENTPEILSKLRSLYEVKDWEEIKKVAHKFKPTLSYMGIKELEGVVPQIEKLALESDPERKIPGLLDTLEFYSNEALKEIKENRAGK